In the Salmo trutta chromosome 13, fSalTru1.1, whole genome shotgun sequence genome, TTTTGGAGTGGTTGGTTTGGGTGTCAGAAGCTTTTTCAGTACTGCTGTCTTTTTGTTCACTGCTGGTTTTGCTCCTGCGGGTTTTGCTCCTGCTGGTTTTGCAGCTGCTGGTCTTGCCTGCTCTGGTTTTGCTTGCACAGGTCTGGAATGCACTGGCTTTGTAGGTGCTGGTCTTGCTGGCTCAGGTCTTACCTGCTCTGGTCTTGGCTGCTCAGGCTTGGTTGCGGCTGGCTTAGCCTGCTTGACGATCGGTGCCTTGGGGGTCTCTGGTTTCGCCTGGGTTGGCTCCTGGGCTTTCTCCGGCTTTTGAGGGGTGGCTGCTGATGCTGCCTCTGGCGTGGAGGAAGCGGAGAACAACATCTGGGCGTCTTCCGGTGCCCTCTTGCACATCTGAGGCTTGATAGCCTTGGGTGACTGGCAGGCGTTCTGGAGTTTCCTCAGGTCCCACATGATCTGGGTGAAATAATGGCGAGGGTTGTTGTTGTAGGAACGGCACATCTGGGGCTTGCCCGTGTACTCGCACCAGTAGGTTCTCTCTGCACCCTGGCATGATATCCTCAGCCTGGTGACATCTCCCTGGCCGGTGACGCTCAT is a window encoding:
- the LOC115205094 gene encoding fibroblast growth factor-binding protein 2, with amino-acid sequence MWTWASALLLLACCLWAVEGQNENGNGNTRAGNGGGAATTATAENRKSGWEDPIQFNNKAKDLCNMSVTGQGDVTRLRISCQGAERTYWCEYTGKPQMCRSYNNNPRHYFTQIMWDLRKLQNACQSPKAIKPQMCKRAPEDAQMLFSASSTPEAASAATPQKPEKAQEPTQAKPETPKAPIVKQAKPAATKPEQPRPEQVRPEPARPAPTKPVHSRPVQAKPEQARPAAAKPAGAKPAGAKPAVNKKTAVLKKLLTPKPTTPKPTKPTVKSNAKKIAQEYCWRSLQGICSYVIGWFQS